The genomic interval CATCTTGATAATTGTTTCATTTTGCACTTTATTTTCACATATGTCCTCTTTTAAATTCGGACAATGGGAACATAAATCATCTGCTTTATTTGTAAGCGAAACAGTTGTAGTGCTTAACTTTCTTTTAGAATTAACTTCAATCATATTCTTTACAAAGTTTTCATCATAGCCATAACCTTGAAAACCTTTAAGACATAATAGGTGATGTCCTCTTAAAGTTAATTTCATTTAAATCAAAAATAAAAAAAAGAAAAAGGTTTTAAACCTTTTTTTAGTCTTTTGGTAAAAATACTTTAGATACACTAGCAGCAGCTAATATTTTTACAATATCTCCTGCAATAAATGGAATGAGACCCATCATTAAAAGATCCATGAATCCAAAGGCCATTCCTTGTGAGGAAAGTGATAATGCAAGACCTGTTAAACCTGGAATGTAAATTAATACAAAGTTTGCAATTCCAATTGTAATGGCCATTTTTGTAAAATTACGTGCTTTTGCATATTTTTCAGTAATTGATCCAACAAAGTAAGCTGCAATTATAAATCCTATAAAGAATCCGCCAGTGGAACCTAAAGCCACTTCAAGTCCTCCAGCCATTCCTCCAAACCATGGAATAA from Methanobrevibacter sp. V74 carries:
- a CDS encoding biotin transporter BioY; this encodes MDIDNYYSTRKDAFERIHDASTITKILMSLMMACFTGIMAQIIIPLPWTPVPITGQTFAVLCSGLILGKRYGCLSQVFYLILGIAFIPWFGGMAGGLEVALGSTGGFFIGFIIAAYFVGSITEKYAKARNFTKMAITIGIANFVLIYIPGLTGLALSLSSQGMAFGFMDLLMMGLIPFIAGDIVKILAAASVSKVFLPKD
- a CDS encoding DUF1284 domain-containing protein translates to MKLTLRGHHLLCLKGFQGYGYDENFVKNMIEVNSKRKLSTTTVSLTNKADDLCSHCPNLKEDICENKVQNETIIKMDEEVLKKISRTEYNSVELFKKVDEIYNTKESVSKICFNCMWHEKCLFYQKLSDKHS